CCGGGGTGCAGCGCGTAGAGGTTCACCTGCTCCGTGTCGACGGTGCCCACCTGTAGCGGAAAGCGCTGCTCACGGGGCTCGAGCCCGCGCGCCGCGATGGCCGCGCGCAGCCAGTCCAGCACGGCGGGGGTCTCGGCGCTCGCCGCGAAGCGCGTGGGGAAGGCGGCGAGCGCGCGGACGTCGGCCATGATGCGGGCGGAGTCCGGCTCGGCCAGCGCGGGCGCGGCGTCCAGGCGCCGCGGCACGAAACGCGCCGGCGTGATCAGGAGCAGCAGCAGGGCGCCGCCGGCGAGCAGGAGCAGCGTGCGGATGGGAACCTCCCGGGTCGGGGCGGCCGCCTTGCGGGCGGCGCGGGGCGATCCTATACTCGGCTGACGCCCGCGACAAGCGCGGGCTGTGGGACGCCCGCGACAAGCGCGGGCTGGAGGCAAGCGTGATCATCCTCGGCATCGAGACGAGCTGCGACGACAGCGCGGTGGGCATCTACTGCAGCGAGCGGAAGGTGCTGGCCAGCGTGCTCGCCACGCAGCTGGAGCACCGCGCCACGGGTGGCATCGTACCCGAGGTGGCCAGCCGCGCGCACCTGCGCAACCTGCCGCCGGTGCTGCGCGCCGCGCTCGAGGACGCGCAGCTGGGCCCCGCGGACGTGGACGCGATCGCCGTCACCCGCGGGCCGGGGCTGCTGGGCTCGCTGCTGGTGGGGCTTGCCTTCGCGCGCTCGCTGGGCGAGTCCTGGGGGCGGCCGGTGCTGGGGGTGCACCACATCGAGGCGCATCTGCTCGCGAATCGGCTCGAGCGCGAGATGGTCTTTCCGTCCATCGCGCTGGTGGTCTCCGGCGGGCACAGCCAGCTGATCCTCATGCGCGCCGCCGGCGACTACGCGCTGCTGGCGACCACGCGCGACGACGCCGCCGGCGAGGCCTTCGACAAGGCCGCCAAGGTGGCGGGCCTGGGCTTTCCCGGCGGTCCCGTGATCGAGCGGCTGGGGGCGACGGGCGACCCGCGCGGCTTCGCCTTTCCCGTGGCGCGCCTGAGCAACGGCGGCCTGGACTTCAGCTTCTCGGGACTCAAGACGGCCGCGCGACTGGCCTGGGAGGAGGAGGGTCCGCTCGAGGGACAGCGGCTGGCCGACTACTGCGCATCACTTCAGGATGCGATCATTCGGCAGCTGCTCGACCGGCTGGGACGCAGCCTCCAGGGACGCGACGTCCGCGCCTGCTACCTCGCCGGCGGCGTCGCGGCCAATCGCACCTTGCTCGCCGCGACGACGGCAATGCTCGCCCCACTGGGCATTCCTGTCCACGCGCCGAGCCCTCGCTACTGCACCGACAACGGCGCGATGGTGGCCTGCGCCGGCGCCTGGCGCCTCGCCGACACCGGCGATGCCGGCGGCCTCGCGCCCTTCCCGCGCGGCGTGCTGCGCTCCTGGGGCGCGCCGTCCTGAGTCGTGCCCCGGGGGGCGTCGCGCGTCCTCGCGCTTCCCCGTTCGATCCCGTCCTTCCCGCGCGTTCCCCGCGATGACCGCGCGCGGCGAGGTGTCAACGGTTCGCGACTCTGGAATGAATCCCGCGTCAAGGTCCCCGGCGGGCTGCCGATATCCCCATTGGTCGGG
Above is a window of Candidatus Latescibacterota bacterium DNA encoding:
- the tsaD gene encoding tRNA (adenosine(37)-N6)-threonylcarbamoyltransferase complex transferase subunit TsaD; the encoded protein is MIILGIETSCDDSAVGIYCSERKVLASVLATQLEHRATGGIVPEVASRAHLRNLPPVLRAALEDAQLGPADVDAIAVTRGPGLLGSLLVGLAFARSLGESWGRPVLGVHHIEAHLLANRLEREMVFPSIALVVSGGHSQLILMRAAGDYALLATTRDDAAGEAFDKAAKVAGLGFPGGPVIERLGATGDPRGFAFPVARLSNGGLDFSFSGLKTAARLAWEEEGPLEGQRLADYCASLQDAIIRQLLDRLGRSLQGRDVRACYLAGGVAANRTLLAATTAMLAPLGIPVHAPSPRYCTDNGAMVACAGAWRLADTGDAGGLAPFPRGVLRSWGAPS